CGTACGTACGCGTCGTCACGTTTTGCAATGCTGGGACGGAAGGAAGAGGTCGATGCCGAGCGCGATCGCAGTCTATCGTGGACTTACATTTTCTGCAATCTGCAACTCAAACGGCTAGCACGGCGCGCGACACGAAAAACACAATTACATCAGAAAGGTAGTTTAACATTGCATTAtgatatatcataaataaaattttgtgtcttaacattttttatgcgGAAAAACTGCATGATCAAAATTGGcagaatgattaaaaaatcgtcGATGTGTCATCGAGAACacatgatatttaatatatcattttttgcatttaaaaatattgcatattgtttttctaaaataagtaaatagaGATTCATGTCagtataaattatgaaagagttaaaaaaattaaataaaattgacttaattatgtgattttaagactattattttcataaaacacatattttttaatcttctttGTCTCTTTTTGTAAGTAAATCTGTTAATGTGTGAATTTTTGTAAGTAAACCTGTTTAATGTGTAAATCTTGCAACATTCACACGGGTCACCCGGTATATACCTCCATCAGCTGATCGACATGGCGCAAAGTGTACGTAAATACAGTTCACGTTGCCGCGCAAACCTAGCCTGTATATACACTGTAATGATGCCTATGCTACAACTACGATGTTGTGGCAGATGAAACAGATGCTGAAATTACTGATTTCGTCAAAaccacacatacatacatacacatttGTATTGCAGCGAGTAACGAATCATGTCAGAACTTTCCGAACGTGAGATTAGGTTAGCTTTGACGTGTACAGGTGGAACttaaataactattataatttgtaagcTTTCGTAAAgcatcattaaataattaaagctgTTCCGTTGGAAGATTCGCGAATCAGTATTTGTTACATCCGCATTCGTTGTTGCTCACTCAAAAGAGATAAGGTTAAATTGTTTGTCAGTGTAAAACTGCAAGACTTCAAACTCCTGCATTTTAGACTATCAAAAGATTAacgtcatttttttattatacaataatcaaGATATGTGTACTAGTGAATTTTATAAAGCGTATATGTTTACTTTGCATtgatttttgcaatgtttaattttgcagAACTTCTGGACAATCTAAGACCAGTGTCACCAAAACCAGGCCATATGGAACGAATAAAAACACCTCTTGGAACTTCCGCAACTGCGGATGAAGATGAACCATTTAGAGaaagatttctgaaaattaatgTCAGGCATATCACGGATGGCCaggtaacatttttatttccttaatacatatatatatgtgtatcaACTTTATATGAAAGTTTTAAcatttctgaattttatacaaatattcttGCAGGGTGTAGTTGGCGGTGTTTTGTTAGTTACGCCAAATGCAGTTATGTTTGATCCAAATGTATCAGATCCTCTTGTCATCGAGCATGGCGCTGAATCTTACGGAGTGATTGCTCCAATGGAATTTGTGGTCAATGCTGCGATTTATTACGACATCGCGCACATGAGGGTGTCCCATACCGAGTCCAGGAACTTGGATAAAAAGCctgaaatttattacatgaAGAAACCCCAAATAGATAATCGTAAGTGTCAATCTCCTGGGAAGGACGAGAATTTCCCTGAATTAGCAGGTGACGATAGTGAGAGTGTGTGTAGCTGTGCCGAGAGGGACGGCGATGCTTTTCCAAAGGCCTTTGAACGAGAACTTGTTACTCCTACCAATCTCCAAAGTGTATGTATTCTTTTGCCGCAGTCAGCATTTGTCAAGGTGAAGCGTTTGGTTTAACGAGTAAATACTGTTCATATTTTACAGGAGGAGAATTCAACCTCGAccaaagataaagataaagagaAGGATAGTAATGACAAAGAATTTTGCGGTGGCGGTCAAGCTAGTAGGACATTAGAAGAACGCAGACGTTCTATGCTTGACCATCATTGGGCAGTTCCTAGTAAAGATCGGAGTACGTTTTCCGTTGATGATGAACAGCAGGATTCGTTAAATTCTGATAAGGTGATTATATTTCCattgtaacaattaataaaatgtgtgtaattatagttaaataaaaataatatgtataaataattattgccaCAGACGGAGCCGGCCAAATCAAATGCCATTCCTGAGGACGAAGAAGGATCTCTAGTCAAACTGTCGTGCCATGATTCTGGTATCGATATTCGTGATCCCAATCCACCTATTCCGGTAGTTCAGCCTATACCTTCGAAAAAAGTATACTCAGACGCGGACATTGTTTTATCCTCAGATTGGGTACCTCCTATAACAATAGCACCAACGAACGTTACGACTTCGCTGGAGGCTGCTCCTACTATTAATGGTAGGAAAAAAGCTAGCTCAGTATCTTTTAGCTTAGAGGGTAATGTAGAAGAACACAAGGAGGACGAAGAACACAAGGAGGACGATAAACAGGAAACTCGAAAAAACAAGGTACATATTTCAACAATGTTTGCCACATGGAACGATACtttttactaatatattttatattttctgacaATGGTTTTAGATGTTAAAACGTTTGTCATATCCATTATCCTGGATGGAAGGTTTAACCGGAGAAAAGGAAGACGAAAGCAAATCCATTTCCGACAAGGTATCGAGCCTTCCGAACAGTGCGGATTCCCATCACTCTTCTGTTTTCAGCAAAGTTTTCTCAAGGtgaacaaatttatatcacgTTATActgtgatatatatttttactaataacTTAGCATTCAAGTTGCTTCAAATACGATACTTTTACAAGCGCTTTTACCTTTTCACTCTCTTATCTATCTGTGTGAAGAATGAAAAACATTTCTGCAAGGATACgcatttattaaaagagaaaaaagaatagtataaacttttattttaatttgctttttgCTAATTTTTAGAGAACATAGAATACAAATGAGGTTATTCATTATGTgcataatttgttatatttttattagataaaaaattaatttaaaaaattttttaaacaagtaTAGCCTCATTTGTCGTAATATAGCATACATTAGCTACTTGCATAGAAAGAGTGGCTTCCCgcatatgaaaaatataacaaaatggaAAACTCGGGGAAGGAATGTGTAAATATGAAggtataaaaacattaaccGGTCCAATCGCTATTTCCGAAAGCTGATAATTATTGCGCGGTTGATTGTGACTAAACttcaagatatttatattacttgtgacacgaatttatatattcattaacgCTTAACGCGTCATTTCTAATATACTGTCGTTTCTAATTAACTATCATTTCTAATAtaactaacaaaaaatatgtaatggTGGTGGAAAAAAGCTCGCCGATCAACCTGGTGAGTGACTTTAGCTCGGGCCTCTTTGCTAAAACCCCCAGCGAAGAGAGTGGCGGTAGAGCGGGCGGAACTCCTCCGCTTACCGCCTCCTCTCTCTCCCAGGACTCCAGCAATTTCTCACCCGGTCCAGGAGGCCTCATCGGGTGAGTCTGGACCCGATCATGACTTTATGTTGTTACGTATTCCCTTTCGTCCATTCCCGTTATTTTACAGTATCTATTCTTTACCTAATCGACTTTTGTATTCGTACTTTTctgtaaatgttttatttcacagTAGAATCCTCTTTCAATATTATTGCAggataaattgttattaattatacaattaatactatttaaagttgtaaaatgaaaattgacTAATTGTCAGAAAAATTCATGTAAGTAGGCCAATATGAGCTGGCAAGCGCAGGTGTTTGTATAATGACATATAGTACTAAGCATGTTACACCTAGCTTATcggataattatttttatcaattaatgcTATACCGTCATAGGAACGCCTATGTTTTTTCCGGCTCTAATGAACTACATCGCTAACTAGTAAAGTTGTAAATATCGCGTAATTATTCCAGAAACAATTATACGTAAATATTACTACTCACAATCAGTAATTTGAATTTCGCAAGTGTACGGAGGATTCTACAATTGCTTCTCTCTCCCACACACGTTTTCATTGTTTTGTTATTACTGTTTAATTTTCAAGACATTCTGGGATTGAGGGCTCCTGCTTACAGGTAAATCATACTATTTGCCGAAAAAGATAGACACTGCCGATACCGCTCTAGATTGCTTACAGCCAACACATATAATCGATTTAACACATTacttagtaaaaattttcaaacagCCACATGATTTATTATTCGTCGCCATGTATACTGAATACCCTGATTATTGAACCCCCCaccattattattgttattaatgttatcatatatatgtaaattgcTTTTGAACCATAAGAATGTGCAAATTCAATGTGTTATATCCGTATCAGACACGTGAATGTGCCAACACGTACTTGTCGTTCAAAAGCATTGGAAAAATTGTTACATGAGAAACTTTTTTCCtcttatgatttttttacttatttataaatttgttttcagaCGCTCTTCCGTGGGTACTTTTATTAGACAGCAACCGTTGACGTCCTCCGGCAGCAGCAGCGTTGATAGCAGTCGAGGTAGCAAAACTTCGACGACAGCACCACGATTGGATTACCGTAGTATGGTCTCCGTCGAGGATATGCCGGAACTGTTTGTGAGTTTCGACAGTAAGTATCACTGCGTATCCGTAATGTACTCCATGTTTACGTACTTCATTATCGGAATGAACAATCTAATATTCGTGAAGACATACTTCAACAGACGTTTCTTTTACACAGAACACTCTCATCACTGTTATTTTCATATACCATTTAATATTAGTATTGACAGTATATACGGTGGAAAGAAGTTAACAAGTGATGATAAGAATGGCAAACGGGATTAGTATATCATGCACTGCACTTGCCCGAAAACGCATAGACAGCTTTTTAAACAGTGTTGTTTTGCCAGTTTATTATCCCTATCTTAGAATTTCGAGCGCCTTTggctataaattattacagttttgtgcaaaatataatttttcatattttcaaaattctaaatttcgTTATTCCTGCCTTAAAATCGCCAAATCACAGATTCGGAATTGGTAACCAAATGCGCTTACTTTGGTGTACATTAAAGTAGTTTATCATTGTCTtagattatatttgtttatcattATCTGTTCCGTATGTCATTCCACCGAGTAAACTATTATCGTTTTTCTCCgacgtgtaaaatatttatcgaggATCGGAAGAGAGAAGTTATGTACACTGAACGGGGTTGATGTAGATCAATTTTTCACTTGTCGTCAAGCACTTAGTTTGAAATCACTGatacgttaaatatatatatcaaggGCATCTGAATGGAAAGATTTGAAGAACTGAACATACACTTTTATAACATATGTTTCTTTATGAACAGGATATATGAATACATCTTCAGAATTTTGAAACCCTTTGTGCCGCATTGCATGTGACAGACGCGTCttgtttacaatttaaataattttttgattgcCACTTTAAAACGTACTTTAGAGAGtcaaatttgtgaaattttacacattattaatctttttctataataatcgAATAATCATTTTGAATCAAAATGTATATCTGCAAGATATGATATGTTCGATTGTTGTAGATTCTCGTAGTAACTGTTGTATATTTCTGCATTGATTGCTCAATCAtctttctatctctttcttcccaataatattttatctatttcagATCAGCACAACGGGTTTCATAATTTAGCTAGCAATAGGTTCATACTAATGCAGTAATGTCATTTGTTTCTGTTGTCCCTCTAGTCCAAGCACCTAATTTTCCCGAACTCGAAGGCCTGGGTAGGTTCATACAGTATTAGCTTGCTCTCTTTTCCTCGTGCCACAAATTCCCAATTTCTTCATTTGCCTCTTTCGTGCATCTTTTCGATCGTCTAACATGATCGTTTTCTCTGtacctgtttctttttatttttttttgtctactGTCTTGCATTAAACATGATTTGCGCAATTTGCGGGCGACTCTACACTGTGTCACTGTAAtggttatttccatttcaTCACCATTTCTTACTGCACGAATATTTTGTAAGACTCTCTCCtacgatatttatataatcactATTGACATATTACGGCTGTCGTCATTGTTACCATTATTCTCTTTTCacacaataataattctcACTCTAACACTCTTTACTCACTTTTCTGTGATGATGTGCTTGCCTCGTCTTCCAACTTATTcatgttttcaatttatttgtgtatttgtGTGTGATTCTTCGTAGTTTCTAAAGAAATTCGAGAAATTATCTGAAATATGAGCTTCTTATTGTAACAagagttatttattatgatgAACCCGTGAATCTCGCACTTGTTGCCTACACTCGCAGACTATATCAAGTGTAAAGACAAAtctgttaattataaaacttatattaattGAGTACCCGatctttattaataagttttcGCATTACGCAGAATTGATTCCTCGACCTGCGCGCTCCTGCGAAGACCCACCATTGTACCTGAGATTGCGAACGGGAAGGCCGAAGGATAAGAAGATACCGCGGTCGACGCCAATTATGAGCTACGGCAAGAAGAAGCTGCGTCCCGAATACTGGTTCAGCGTACCACGTAACAggtaattattacttttattgcGATAGATGTCATGATGTCTCAGCGCCTCTTACGTCATTCTGTTATGCGTAAAACCATTAATAATCGAGCTTTTGgatttttccaaattataatttggaattatttattaattacttaaagtattaaaaatataatgtataaattaaatattaaatttattttcatatatttaatattaatattatataaattatataaatttaatgtataaatataaccTACTTTAAATaggtgaataaatttttacgatttccgagagagaaataaaaaagatagaaaagaaaaaaagaatattatataatatttcctcGTACGGTTAAACTAATCACTTCATTGAAAACTCTTCTGATAAGGTTTATTTGCCTTTAACTTCAgtgtaatctaaaaatttgcaatcatCAGTGAAACAACATCTTCGATATTATTTGATGTATTTTGCGTAGGCGCCAGACTCTGCAAACGCGAGAACCAAAATTTTTCCTTATTCATGCATTCCTGAAATCCGTATTTTTAAAAGACTCGGGTTTTTTTAAACGACTAACATGTTGTCGGAAAACGAGTTACAGGCGTCGCGTTGTCCGCGATAAGTAAATCATTTGGccagaataaatattaacaaaagcGGTGACGCTTTTCTAGAAGAAATTCGTCGGTAAATTTTCTCGCAGcatgttatttttgttatatggCTTACACACATCCACGAAGAGTGGCACCTAGAACACGTTATGACCGGATACATGCTTAGTCACAAGAATCGCAAAATAGATTTTCACTTCTGCTGCGCGATCTTCTATTTATACACTCGCCGATGCTTGATCAAGGTTTAACTGTGCGTTATCTATCAGTGTTTTGcttcttataattttgcaaacgtGTTTACAAAtcattataatagtaaaaaatgttttaatttcgcGTGACTTAAGATTAAGTCACGTATCGCATTTCTACTTTAATCCCGTTATTCTAACTTCgctttatatcttataaaatgttatagtTTTAATTCTGAAGGAATGAAAGAGATAAACGTGATTCGCTCGCTATCGAAGGTTGTTTGCGTTCGATTGTTGAGATTGCGATTTcgattttcagaatttttaattgatggtttatatatataatatcatgcaacttattaataatttttgttatttaactTGCTTACAAACATAAGTTGTTTTTTGGTATCATGATAcacaagattaatttttaaacgcttTGACTGATTCAGATCTAAGGCGACCTCGTTTCTACGTATCAATCTGAGAGAATTTCTCGGTAATTGTATTatcagataaattattaaattaccaaaaataattaatccacAAGTgttacaagaataaaattaacacaTTGATATCAACAAATGATAGACATGAAAGAGAGTTGAAttgctttatatattaatatgtcgTTTCGACCATCGagatgattttaaattaaatgctaGGAACAAAGATCTTTCTATagttgaaaatttttgttgaagCTTAAAATATGTCAGCAAaactctaaaataattaattaaagtttgtGATCGCGAATTTAATCACGTGACTTATCAAACTAtctatatttgaaaatattctcaagtatagaaataaaaaattttgctttaagtACAGCATTAATGTCGACTTTGTCAGTTAATTCTTTTAGTCTTTCATATTCTttgtatatatgaatatttctatcattcgtataatagaaaaacgatatttaaatttaacgttACATAagagtttataaataaaatttaacaaggttataaaacaaagaaaaaacattgaaccgatttaaaaaacaaatcgCTGTCGCGTATTATAGCTTAAAATACTTTTGCTATTATGCATATGTGTGTCATGTTATGGATTGTTTCCGCgcaataaatcatttataatgACATCTAACAGCGctgaatgttaaaatttaaatttgtatcgCGCTATTTTAGTGTCAAAGCGTTCTTTATCTCAATTCAAAAGTAAATTGCTTAAAAAGAAGTAATTTTTTGCAGTTAGCGTAAATTGACGgtaataataagtattaaaaatatatttttcatttattttattttatcttgaaaaagtgtagaaagtaaaaaaaaaagttgttggcTGTGAAAAACTGAAACGCTCGGTCAGCGCGATACGGCGGGCGCGATACGGCGAGCAATGTTCCGCGACGCGTACACAAGTACAGGTGTACCGAGCGAATCAGCACGTGACGTTGTTAGCGAGTCTCGACATTCGCGACGTATGTGCTCTGTTTTCCGCTCGTTTCTCAGtgtgcaaaaaaatacatatttgcgTATAACGGATATCGCGTGTTTTCCTAAGAGATCCGTCGCGTGAGAGGGAAATTTTTCACTAATTAATTTCCAACACACCGTCATccggaattaaaaaataattgcaagaCCAGGTGCGAATTGTTGAGAGGTTAGAATTGAATTTATCGATACGCAAAGTGCAAACTCTGATAAGTGTTTCGCAGTTGGCACGCAATTTCGAGTCGCTGACACGTATTGCATCTGCAATTGTGCTCGGCGGTATATCTCGTGCCGTTTTATCGTTTCTTCCCGTCTTTAAACGCCCCGTGTGTGGCTATGAATTGGACGAAGAACACGCTTGGCAGTatgctgaattttatttacgacGGACACGTGAGAACGGCGATGACGAATGTGATGCCCTTCGTGCATCGCAGGTAACGTTGCGTCCCATGTGACAATTTGTCCGACGCAAGGACAAGTCACGAGATTACTGCGTAGCGGTGGTGTCCTAGCGTGGCGGTGGTGTGACATGTGATTAATATGAGTCGtttgttgttgttttttttttttgcagagtGGACGATTTGTATAGGTTTATTCACGCGTGGGTGCCGAATCTGTATGGCGAGCTGGATGAAAATTACTGGCGGGAACACGGCTACATTCTGTCCGACACCGACACCGACCTGTCGCCTGAACTGTCACCGCAAGAAGGCGGCGAAAGTGGGGATTCCACGGATGAGAGCAAATCTCGCGAACAGGGCGATGAAATCAGCGAGCTGACGAGGGAATCCTGGGAGGTGAGTACTTTGGCCATTGTATTTTGCAACAAGTACAAAGATATTGCTAAAGCAAAGGGAATTAATAGCAGagagatatttttctatgGTTTTGTAGATCTTTTTTAACGTGTTTAGGTAGGAACtttgtcacaaaattatttaacgttgaatattcaagataaatttgataaatggAGAATAGAGATTTACTTTTCTATTAATGTTAAGtcttagttttatttataatattattatagttcGCAACTtgtaaattcttaatttttgtagAGAAATTCTTGTTCTCTATTTTAACAAAGacttaatttgaatttaatatattttcaagatGCTACAAATCAggggtttttatttaaaattcttaccGTAAAATTGAAtcgattgatttaaaatttaatacgaaaTGTGTCTGTAACTTTTGATTTTTGCGATggtgtttatataatttgttgaaaagaGAGAAGTTATTAGTTCCGATATCTCGAGTCGCATCGATCTCTCTttccataattttttcaacaacgTTCTACTTATTTCGCTGATAATCCGATCCTCGTGTCGAGCACATAGTGTCGAGAAATGCTAAATATTTCGTGATATCGCGCGCGAACAATTAACCGTTATCGATGTAACACCAAAGTCCACTCTATTCGGCTCCCGGTGGCGGTTCGTAAATGCGCGGCTTTTGTTAATATTCGACGCGAGGATCGCGCGGGATTCGGTAGACCTCAATGATGTCGCGACCCAGAATATTTGCTAAATACGGCCGATTGTATTGGCTGACAGCTGATCAAGGCCCCCTACGTAAAGCTGTACAGCATCCTGAAGACTTCGAGTACATCAGCTGATTCCGAGCAGATCCAGGATTCGGAGGTATCGATTATTCCTCCCTCCTCCTCGGTGATCGATGATATTATAGGCACCCTAATGCTCGATGTTGAACAATGCACCTTTTAGATGACACTGCCGCACCTTAGACCTTGTTAGATAGATCTCGGGTGCACCCGACATTGTGTCACGCGATGTTGCGGCCGTGCCTACCGTATTGTTCCTTTAGCCAACTTTCAGCCGCTTCACCCGCTTCGATGGTTTCTGTCGGTATATTCGATCTTGAATTGACACAAATGCAACAAAGTCTCGTATCAATCTCGTGAAAATCAAACTGTATTTCCCAAGAAGATATTCGTATTGTTAGCTCTCGCGGTAAAATTGTCTGTagagatttttttaagatCCTCCTATATTTATGCTATTGTTTTATCCACAATAATCTGTGAATACTGATATACAAACAATAGGACACTTTAAATTTTAGGCTTCTTTAATCACGATTTAGCGCTGTTTTAACATCGAAATTCACATTTggatttaatttgaattagGTTTCTATTCCGGTTTTTATCTTAATCGCACACCATCGCTGAAAACAAACTGCATGCTCCTCCTCGTCGTAGTATGTAACTTTCAATTAGAACCTAGATGAATGTGCAGCATGCACTTATTCGATATTCTCTAACTCGCGCATGCATAATATTTTCCTCATATCGCATTGTCACTAtcgtttatttcattctcatGATACATTTCAATAGTTTTGAGTTTTCGTAAACTTCTGTCAAACTGcgattgaatatttatacgtTTTCCATATTCAGCGGATTCTCATGACATGCATATTTTCATGCTAATCGATGCCGCGTCAAAGGCAATGAAGATTATCGATTTCAAGGCGAGATGGTAATTGTGATAGATATTTACACCGCATTGTTGTGCGTATGGATTCGAAACGGAAAAGCGTAGTAGTTGTTAGCGTAGAAACGGAAAACGCGTTTatcagttttttaatattctaccGTGCTAATACGTtacagtaaaatttttattatcacaaaCGTTTCAGTGAAGTGTGCATCGCAGCATATAACATGTGTtaggaataaaaattgttcaatagTGCACGTTTTATTTTGCATCgccattattattttgtttgtgccatttagaattttatttataaaaaaaaaaaaaaaaaaaaaaccgggttatttgttgaaaatgtttgttttagTCTGATAGCCGGTTGCCGGTGCCAAAAAAATCGAATGCCGATAGcaataaatgtgttatattCTCTTAAAGAAGATATCTGACAAtagtagaatttattttttgtttgtttaaaaaacgtttaaaagaCGTGCTTACGAGAATGCTTTTCTCTACGATGGCTGATATCGTTGAGTTATGTGTGGGATAACGAAACTTAGAACATTTTTGCGTGTAAAAATGTTGTGTACGTGACAAGtattataaacatacatatatcaagAATCTTACTCTATGAACTACTCAGCGCTTGCATAATTGTGATGTATTGTCAATGAGAATTGACACAGTCGCTATATATTGGCACAGATGTAACAGATCGTGTTTCTTGACAGAATATTTTCCATGCACACGTGTTTGCAGGGCACATTTCTTAAGAAAGAGACAGCGAATTCAATTGCAGTCGAATAAATTACGCATATGGTTGAATTGACATGTGTTCTCTTtagttttatatcttttttgtaaaaagatgtGATATCTAgaacaataaatttctaattttaaatacgaatTCTAAAAAGAGTAATCACATtcttatcgaaataaaaatattttggagcTTAAAGAAGATATGACATCTACTGATGATGATAATATCGGTTTCAGATAATAATTGATCTTTTAAGATATTGTAAGAATAcgaaatcgtaaaaatgaGTAATAGAAATTACGTCGAAATATGCAATGttgcgataaaattaataaaagaaagatcttcgaaattttctttatttaaaattaaacatttagaatatttaaaattcagcattttatagaaaatcaaGGGAGGACATTACTATTAATGTAACAAAGGCGAATAACCCATGCATATTCAAACCAGAGAAATTTTCTGTCTTTACATACTTCGCGATCTGATggagaaaaaataaacgaCAGGATGCCGAGCGTACATGCCTTCGTTTATTTTTGGATGCTCGCGCGGTGTTTATCGTGAAGCCAAGCATAACTTGCCGCTTAAAAATCGCGTTCAGCTCGGATTTCGCTTAACTATACTTGCTGTTACACGAGAAAAGTGCTAAAAATTTTCCGCAGAAAAACACTCTAAAccttgttattaattttcacgCTGCGTTGGTGTtacttcaatattaatttacgtaGCGCTTTACAGAAGAAGTACagttcaaataataatgatctattattaataaagatgattaactcttttaatattctgaatctTTTCTTTCGTTCCAGAAGTTGAAGtttttaactaaaaatctcacaaattatcttttattgcaTTACACAGAGAAGAAAAGATGAGacataattatgcaataattttaaaattttaggactttattcaa
This genomic window from Linepithema humile isolate Giens D197 chromosome 5, Lhum_UNIL_v1.0, whole genome shotgun sequence contains:
- the mtd gene encoding nuclear receptor coactivator 7 isoform X10 is translated as MRRCFDSSMSTMEFDVPMSSQWDYEPNNIHIYEKEFHDYVVYYVAQGDSQLFLSNLEYTSDSDNESKDGSTTQEKKHGRVSQPINTIAYAVGDRDTLTSVAARFDTTPSELSKLNRLGSTFVYSGQQLWVPAKGEGRPGGGSTTDAPSPDPCHDHESQDDLPPEEKELLDNLRPVSPKPGHMERIKTPLGTSATADEDEPFRERFLKINVRHITDGQGVVGGVLLVTPNAVMFDPNVSDPLVIEHGAESYGVIAPMEFVVNAAIYYDIAHMRVSHTESRNLDKKPEIYYMKKPQIDNRKCQSPGKDENFPELAGDDSESVCSCAERDGDAFPKAFERELVTPTNLQSEENSTSTKDKDKEKDSNDKEFCGGGQASRTLEERRRSMLDHHWAVPSKDRSTFSVDDEQQDSLNSDKTEPAKSNAIPEDEEGSLVKLSCHDSGIDIRDPNPPIPVVQPIPSKKVYSDADIVLSSDWVPPITIAPTNVTTSLEAAPTINGRKKASSVSFSLEGNVEEHKEDEEHKEDDKQETRKNKMLKRLSYPLSWMEGLTGEKEDESKSISDKVSSLPNSADSHHSSVFSKVFSSSPINLVSDFSSGLFAKTPSEESGGRAGGTPPLTASSLSQDSSNFSPGPGGLIGRSSVGTFIRQQPLTSSGSSSVDSSRGSKTSTTAPRLDYRSMVSVEDMPELFVSFDKLIPRPARSCEDPPLYLRLRTGRPKDKKIPRSTPIMSYGKKKLRPEYWFSVPRNRVDDLYRFIHAWVPNLYGELDENYWREHGYILSDTDTDLSPELSPQEGGESGDSTDESKSREQGDEISELTRESWELIKAPYVKLYSILKTSSTSADSEQIQDSEVLSMSEEFRRALYANSAISLDNEIIVPDLIGVTEILSDDHREQLCRHLPARAEGYQWTLVFSTSQHGFSLNSMYRKMAKIESPILLVIEDTEGNVFGAFTSCALHVSDHFYGTGESLLFRFTPRFQSFNWTGDNLYFVKGNNESLAIGAGDGKFGLWLDGDLYQGRTQSCSTYGNEPLAPREDFVVKTLECWAFI
- the mtd gene encoding nuclear receptor coactivator 7 isoform X11, whose product is MADHSKMSKSRSVDHGFTAPFDLDALRNKVEGRFESVDKLSKDSDNESKDGSTTQEKKHGRVSQPINTIAYAVGDRDTLTSVAARFDTTPSELSKLNRLGSTFVYSGQQLWVPAKGEGRPGGGSTTDAPSPDPCHDHESQDDLPPEEKELLDNLRPVSPKPGHMERIKTPLGTSATADEDEPFRERFLKINVRHITDGQGVVGGVLLVTPNAVMFDPNVSDPLVIEHGAESYGVIAPMEFVVNAAIYYDIAHMRVSHTESRNLDKKPEIYYMKKPQIDNRKCQSPGKDENFPELAGDDSESVCSCAERDGDAFPKAFERELVTPTNLQSEENSTSTKDKDKEKDSNDKEFCGGGQASRTLEERRRSMLDHHWAVPSKDRSTFSVDDEQQDSLNSDKTEPAKSNAIPEDEEGSLVKLSCHDSGIDIRDPNPPIPVVQPIPSKKVYSDADIVLSSDWVPPITIAPTNVTTSLEAAPTINGRKKASSVSFSLEGNVEEHKEDEEHKEDDKQETRKNKMLKRLSYPLSWMEGLTGEKEDESKSISDKVSSLPNSADSHHSSVFSKVFSSSPINLVSDFSSGLFAKTPSEESGGRAGGTPPLTASSLSQDSSNFSPGPGGLIGRSSVGTFIRQQPLTSSGSSSVDSSRGSKTSTTAPRLDYRSMVSVEDMPELFVSFDKLIPRPARSCEDPPLYLRLRTGRPKDKKIPRSTPIMSYGKKKLRPEYWFSVPRNRVDDLYRFIHAWVPNLYGELDENYWREHGYILSDTDTDLSPELSPQEGGESGDSTDESKSREQGDEISELTRESWELIKAPYVKLYSILKTSSTSADSEQIQDSEVLSMSEEFRRALYANSAISLDNEIIVPDLIGVTEILSDDHREQLCRHLPARAEGYQWTLVFSTSQHGFSLNSMYRKMAKIESPILLVIEDTEGNVFGAFTSCALHVSDHFYGTGESLLFRFTPRFQSFNWTGDNLYFVKGNNESLAIGAGDGKFGLWLDGDLYQGRTQSCSTYGNEPLAPREDFVVKTLECWAFI